A region of the Cottoperca gobio chromosome 22, fCotGob3.1, whole genome shotgun sequence genome:
cattctcttcctctttctctctcacaacCTGGAATGTGTCAAATCTGTACTCGAGTAGTGCTAGTAATGGTGCCCATTGGACAGGTTGCCCTTTTCCAGCGGGCTGCTTGAAATTagagttagtttttttttaactatacATTTAAGATATATACACCCCAAGGCCTCTCTGTTGTACCTACCATCTCTCTTTGCTTGTTCAGTACCATTGGGTTCCCTCACAGTTTATTTGGAAGCTTTGTAGTTCCTCCCTCTGTCGGTGGTGGCTGTGATTATGAACAACATCTATGTGAAATATGGGACTCAATGCTTCAACTTTAAGACCGTATGGAGAATGATTGTTGACCCTAGGCTGGTTCTAACTCAAGTGTCAATTTGCTTTATGTTAAATCACAGATAAAGATCCAATTTTTATACTGAGATTTTgcaattaaataacaataaaataaatgactgaaattatttttttaaattgcggCTCAAATTTAAGAAATAGGGTTTTAACTGGAAATAGGGTTTTAACTGGATCTGACCACATGCTGGTAATTTGAGAACTCTGCCAAAGCTCCAGGtttgaaaacataatttcaaaAAACTATAGACATCACAGACATCCTGTCacccacattttatttttacaaacaaGTTAAATTTACAGGATGGCTCATAAACAAACTGTGCAATTTTGCAGTTTAGAATTACCAAAAAAAAGCCTGGAACACTACAACAATAGGTTCACAAAATATTAAGCTTTATTAGTGATCCCTTTCACTTGTGGAAGTCAACCAAGTATTGGACCCAGATCAACTTCAGTATATCAAGTGTTTCTGACAATAGAGCAACTGTAGAGTGTTTTGGGGGCTTCGGTGTAGACTTGATGGATATCTAGGTCTTTGCATCTGTTAAGTTCATTTTGCGCCTTTTAATGTCTTTGGGGAACACTTTGGGCAAAACTTTAGGAGCCGTCTGGGTCTTGTTAATGGAAGGTGGTGTAATGTTCTGGAGTATCTGATTCTCCTTCACTGAAGGGGCGTTGGTAGGAGCTGGAGTCTGGTTTGGCTTCCTGTATTTTGATGATGATTTAGTTGGAGTCTTTtgggactttttcttttttggaagACGGGATAGTCTTGTGACTCCCACCACCTTCAGTTTAATTGGGGCTTCAGATATTCCTGCCATGTTCCGTGCCTGGCAGCGATATTCACCAGCATCCTTGTATGATAACCCATTCAGGCTGATTATCGACCAGCGAACCCCCACTCGAGGAGATTCCTGCATAACTGGAACATGAAAAGTTGCACAATCTTAGCTCACAGTACACTATACCAGCCTTTACTCTCTAAGTGTAGAGCTTAGATTTTTACAAAGGCAGTCTTTGAGACCAGACCTAACAAAAACCAAGTGGTATTCCCAATTTGAGACCCAAACCCAAATAAAAAGATTAGTTTTACTTAAAATTATAAAGAACTTCACTTTTCCCACAGGGCATAATGCATCTACTCAACGAGGGTTCTAAGGGGGTCAATGGGGGGGCCAGTGACCCCGTAATATTAAGCATGGACCCTACTCGGGGGCCCCTCTAACTGTGCCAAATCTTTTCTTATCCCTAGAGTGGGGAAGTTGTATTATTCATGGGaagtgataaataaaataaatgttaatactGAATGAGACTGAGACTTGCTTTTATTGTTATATGTGTATTGTTAGTGTTTTGGAGAATCAAACCTACGGGGTGTTGGTATGTAATAGTTGTGCTTAATATATTTGAAATGGTCTAGAACTGCCACTGCATCTACTTGCAACACACAGTGGACACAGTGTTGCAAGTAGACAAAGACCAATAAGAATATGTCTACTCTATGCTTTAGTCAAATGGACCATTAAAGTAAAATGCTTTTTGTTATTAACAGCGTTACGCTCAACAAATCCAAGAATTAACAATCATTCTATTTGAGAACGAACAGCATGTTCTCTTAAGGAAATGGTTCAAAGTTGTGTGGATGAAGGTTAAGTAGTGGGAGCAGTATTTTTAGACTTTGATACTGTGAACCATGAAGTCCTTTCAAATAAAGTCAATAAACATCAATGTGTAAAATCACCAATATAAATTGGGTGTACCACAAGGCTCAATATTGGGTCCTTTGCTCTTCTGAATGCTGTAAAGAGGTTGGGTGTCAATGTATGCAGATGACACAATAATGTATGTAATAACAGAAACTCCTCATCAGATTGCAGTTGTTCACTAGGCAGCTTGTCACTGTCTCTCATAGCTGCAGGATAGATGCTTAACACTGTAATATACTAAAACTGTTTcaatgtcattttcatttaagaaacaagTATGTCATACATTTATGAAAGATGTTTAACTTGTAAGATGTAAATTGTAAGAGTGATTGAGTCTGTTCCGGGGGGCAGAACAACATTTGGTCCGTCATCTTTTACAATAAAGGGCCTTGGTTCCCTCTTATTTTCCATCAATATGCTTAGGCTAGACAAAATGATTCAGAACCACAGCATCTCATTTCACTGACgcagatgacacacagctgtacctCCCCATCCAACAAAGTGACCAGACTGGACCCACTGCCCTCGTTAAATTTCTGGATGATATTAAAGGATTGATGGATAATGattttatacaatttaaaagaaaacaaaagagatcataataataataataatctcccACTAGCTCCTCCAGCACCACTACCCTGTCCCTATCTAATCACATCAATCACTATGCAAAATAAATTGGAATAATATTCTACAAAACTTTGAAATTCAATAGAGAGgttaaaggccctgtcaaacatatccgtatgacagaaacgtatgccggcgcatacgaaatatcggcaataggttgataagGGTAacttgatagcgtatcacttacttatatataatgtatcagagcctctggccaacggagctggaaaagtgccatttggttcacatcatgctgatgctggagaacggctagaatgcggaacgctagctgtactgtagaaacacgtttaataaattaccccgtcatcaggcataatcttaacataggttacgaataggttatccactcgttatcaataaattggctgtagggttcaccgtcagccgacgtagcctatatctaacgtacctcatcgtagtcacgtaggtattcacgtaggtatttacgtactatatttacgtaggtaagtattcacgtacgtattccatattcacgtatgtctaacgtaacgtaacgtctgcatatcttatgaagcacacgttgggtacgtccggtaattttgaacatgctcaaaacatcagcgtacaacaacgcaccccagcgtaacactgcctgctcttaacgaatactacttataccttaccttatatcatcGTAAACCAgcatattgccgatattttgtatacgccatatttttgtatacgttatgcattagTTTGGtattcatctgatacattttgtataagtaagtgatactctataaATTgattagacatgcgtatctgtatacgttcacttttccgatctgatgaaaagttgaacgtatttggactctgacaaattttcatatacgccagcatacgtatatgccatatggatatgtgtgacggggccttaGCACAGTTTTCCAATTTAGCCTTTTCCATTTTAGAATTATAGCCAAGATCAAATTAAGATTTCCCcccaattatttttaaaaagtcatcCATGATCTAATCCGACTGAAAAACACTTGAGGACACAGAATGCTGCGACCAGACTCCTATGCAGATGTTAAAAAAGAGAACATATTAAGCCAGTACTAGCATCTTTGCACTGGCTCCCTATTCAGTATTGAATTCCCTAAAAGattcctctgtttgtgtttaaagcCCTGCATGGTTTCATCATGAGCTATATTACAGAACTTATATCTTCATGCAGTACAGCTAGGCCCCTGAGATTGACAGATCAAGAACTGCTTAACGTCCCATGATCTTGTTAAACACTTTTTGGAGAAAAGTTTTTTGTATCATTAGCTGCACCACAACTCTAAAATAGTCtctgtgaaaataaaacagcagaatCTATTGAATCCTTCAAAAAGGTCTCTTAAGACCCACTCTTACTCTCTTGCCTACCCCTGCTATGATTCTTGACATGATTTGCATTCTAAATTGATATGCATGTACTTCTATGCTCCTGTGTATGGCTGTATATGTGTGCACAGTGTATTAATGCGTTATTTATTATGTCTTGTGATAATCATTTTGCTTAATTATGTTTGTTGTCAAGCACTTTCATGCACAAACCTTTTACTatctaatttaaaaacacaatctgAAACATTTCTCTACAAAAGTGTAAAAGTGGTTTAAACTACAATCAGATTTCAATATGTACACAGTCATGTACGATATATTCTCACATAGACATGTGCATATACACGTGTACACCGTGTTTTATCTGTGCTTACTAGGAAGCGAGTTCAACATACTCAGGATATCTTTGTCATCTGGCTTAACCCTAATTACGATAGATCtgactataattacatttgtgtattccaTGAAATGAATATGTTGCTGAGATGTATTTTTATGGATAAGAATATAAGACACTTGATtcactcctgaaatatatctggACTGTTTTAATCCAATcgaccttaaccaactaacttcaacaattttttcatctaagccatcaacctgtctcttaGCCGGAGCCTtgagctatcaagctcctctcctgtggaaccagctcccaggcTAAAGGGCCTGCTCTCAAAAAcgttcctctttgataaagcttatagttagggctggctcaggcttgccttggaccagccacTATAGTTATGCTGCTACaagcttagactgccgggggaattacacctctcctctctcctccttctcttcctctcccctcttctgcctctccatctgtatgcatttatatcatacctgtcaacataggaatttcaaaataagggacattttttggcggactccgcccatattttaacagcacatagccacccagcccccacccatgtaatgtaaatgtatacacataagggacaggtatatacattcaggaaatacatgtttatttaaagtatgtattaattgtacagacatgtttataaaatgtatgtattttatttattagttatcatcaatttatttgatgtttgatgagttgtgtggcttttgttttcgccgacgaggacttccttgcgatggcagagtcgggaaacatgccCGCTACattgcgactgaaatcatcgcagaagctgaaggctacattatttttggcgcaaagcattgacatctttccctcagctttggtcacttggtttacctccgaaacagttcttgacacacatgaagtcattgacagtgcatgtttttgtgcctcttggcgtgcttgtgcttgtacgctttttcatgctggcgaacatcgttTTTTCCGTCGTGTGCAaaactaaaatctgaatggcacactttacaaaaagcatgagtttgcccgactctgctttttattaaataagggaaggtcttcTCCCATTTGGCTagttacttacataaagttttaacttttttagcaggtacaactgcgtctccatctatctcccgttcactgtgactctcatccatctcttttcgtcttcttctgtgttattgttcctgttttcttcttctgtgtgtttactggcagataacgtttttcagctcatgccaaacataatactgccacctgctctatcggaggccactgtacacttttttaaattaggcaaattgaaaggttaaaaatatgggataattacgggaaaatatttaaacgggaggaaaatcGGGATAGAAGGGAAattacgggataatcccgggaaaaacgggagggttgacaggtatgatttatataaatgtatgttactaactcagcatccggggcatcatccctggagtttctgtgtctctcgtgttgcaggttgccactgttaaaatgtacgtcaggatcatgaatcctggctgtgcctgctgccctggtcctacCTGACGCCCACGTCACTATTTTTTagagacaccgggaagccttttttattacatcattCTGGAAttcatcattttttaaataaaatttgaccacaccatcatttctgtcacatagatgttgtatttgtactatgttgtttatcctgtacacacgacatcaaTTGCACCTCTGTCTATCCtgagagagggatccctcctcagtctctctctgaggtttttTCAATGTTGCCCCTTGTGGGGTTTGtccaatataaatacattttattaattaattaatttgatttgatcctctTGGGCAAATTATGACTATATTTtcgttttattttctttgagctGTAACTTCGGCTGTGTAACGGACttgggagaaaataaaaaaattatataaaaacacaattgaaaGCGGTAAACAGGCTAACTTTCATATCTTATAATCACCGACAGTTTACACTGTAGTCTGTATGACTGTAAGCACACGACTCTGATGTGGCACGGCAACATAGAGCTCAAGAAGCTGAcataaagtgaatatatatgatatgatatatgatatgataagtGCGACACATCAGAGTGTGCTTATAGTCCCGCATACTAGAATGCATTGCCTACTGGTACTTTTATGTATGCTGTagctcattttaaaatatgaaggTAAAACTATTTAAcactttgaattatgtttttatatttactttttatttgctcCCAAGTTCATTTCACACCGCCAGGTTTGCGGCAGAAAGAACAAGGCTAAAATATTGTCATACACGCAATATTGAATAACGTATCTTGTAGTCTTCCATAAGAGTACATTTAAGCAATACTTTGGACTacacaaatataattatattcagATGAGGTAGTGTTACTATAAGCCTGTTAATTGATCGAGTTGATCTCTTATCTCGAGCAGGTTAAGTGTGCAGCATAAGTTACCATGGTGATCTACCCCGGTAAGAAGGGAACCACCGTCGTAGGACTGAAAACCCCAGCAGGGTTAACCCTGAAGTTACCTCTAACCCAAAATTCTGCTTCGTAGTACAGGCCTCTGGTGTTTGTATCCTGAGTCTCATGTTTGGCTCATTTGTTTTGCCGGTTTTAATCTAGATTTAAGGCCTAACCAGGGACATGGACTGCTAATTATCTTCAGCAATACACTATATACGATACATTGCATCTGTTGCATTGCTTATCTGTATCTAACAATGCTTCCCtgatttataaaaaattatataaatggaaaatatataatcatccctgaaatattatttgtttagtTAGTCTGCGTCTATTTGTATGGAGCCAGGACAGTGATAGCAAATTTTGCCATCGAAAATAAAATTTGGCATTGAAAACAAGACCAGAATTTAAAAAGAACACATTGTCATCCAACCGATTTAATTGAAAAGTTtccctgaaaaacaaaacacaggcaTTAAAAATGAGTGTATTCTATTTCCATATTTTTGCATTCTTTTGTAGTTTTTCAATTACAATCTTCAGATTTTTCCTTCATGTCACTATTATTTCAGTGACAGTTTTGTATTACACTGACACTATTTTCAGTGACATTCAACTTTCTGTCACTTGTTTTGGCATGGGGAGGAGGGGTTTGAGGGGAGGGGGCAGGGAGGGCAGGATTTACATATTTCTGCATGCTGTCTCTGCCCAAGTCCTAGCTCCATATATTGGTTGCTAAATGAGCTAAAACTGACGCCAAGCTCAGTGTACGGTTCTTAAACACACAGAGCTTGTGCACTAACATTACATCTTAAATACATGCAATGATTATATTCTGAGTATGATTATGACCATGAACCTCTTGCTGTGTGAGGGTACCCATAGAGCTCCTTCGCCATGGGTGCAAAcatcacagaaagaaaatacaggGGACACACTGGTAGTAAGAGAATAAGAATGTGAAACctgtatgttttaaaaatggATCTAAAAAGAGACAAGATAGCACCACTTACAACTCTCCAAATTCCTGGGCAGCTGGTTGGAGTTCTCAGGGATGTCTTGCTGGCAACAATCTGCACAGAGAACCAAATGACAAAATGACTAAACTGATGCTTATATCTTAGTAACATCAATTGATCAGCTGAGAGTGACCCTGGATTTATTTACTAGTGTAGGCGGAGGTTTTGATCCAGGTCAGGGTCGGTGTCGGGTACCCGGTGGCGTCGCAGCGGAGGATTACATTGCTGCCCAGTGGAGAGATGACTCTGGTGGCTGCAGGCTGGACTGAAGGCCTCATACAGCGGGACAGCTCAGCCTGGGTCATCAAGCATCGCTGACAGACCCGGAGACCTGCTGCATATCAACAGCTGGTCCATGAGAACCACAGGACTCCCCAGGGACATGGACAATGTCATCACCATGGAGATCTGGCAGTCACACAACCAGGTGTTGTCATGGAGACCTGGATATTGAGGACAATTCGActtatttacatgtttgtcATATTTGATACAGTATGTCATAACTTGGATGgaatttttttttgtaatggcAGGTTTTCAATGGGACACAATAATTGCTCAGTGGT
Encoded here:
- the LOC115027748 gene encoding LOW QUALITY PROTEIN: leucine-rich repeat, immunoglobulin-like domain and transmembrane domain-containing protein 3 (The sequence of the model RefSeq protein was modified relative to this genomic sequence to represent the inferred CDS: deleted 1 base in 1 codon; substituted 1 base at 1 genomic stop codon), translated to MAKREVDSGNRSVQDMWETVCLRASAVNQFALFVEPKYTSKLKSLQVCVSHPRLVQCSDPGISAVPINVPADTVKLRLEKTFISKVPRAAFYNLSELRFLWLTYNSITTIHPSSFVNLKALRELRLDGNLLTSFPWEGLRDMPLLQTLGLHNNRLSSLPAHAALFLPNITYLDLSSNRLTILPAELLDLWFPLPGQQGGPVQRRILGLHDNTWLCDCQISMVMTLSMSLGSPVVLMDQLLICSRSPGLSAMLMTQAELSRCMRPSVQPAATRVISPLGSNVILRCDATGYPTPTLTWIKTSAYTSKXIQVMQESPRVGVRWSIISLNGLSYKDAGEYRCQARNMAGISEAPIKLKVVGVTRLSRLPKKKKSQKTPTKSSSKYRKPNQTPAPTNAPSVKENQILQNITPPSINKTQTAPKVLPKVFPKDIKRRKMNLTDAKT